The stretch of DNA TAGGAGTGCAGCCATTTTTGGATACCCCAATAAGCCAATGGCAAGGCAATAACACTAGCCAATAATATCAATTTAAAATAGTCCTTTGATAAGAGCAGCATGATTTGGTTGGTCTGCGCGCCCAGCACTTTCCGGATGCCGATCTCTTTGGTCCGCTTGCGGATACTAAAAGCTGATAGGCCAAATAAACCAAGGCAGGCAATGAAAATGGCCAGGGTAGAAAACAGACTGACAATCCAGCCAAAACGCCGGTCAGACTGGTATTGCTGGTTGAAGAAGTCATCGAGGAAAAAATGGCGAAGTGGGGCATTGGGAAAATGTGTTTTCCACTGGTTTTCGACAAAGGAAATCAAGCCAGGTACATCACCTGTATTTATTTTCAGAGAATAAAATTGCCACCCATAGTCCTCTTTTTGGTAGACAATAGGCTTAAAATTGAACTTCAGGCTTTCTTGGTGATAATCTTTGATCACCCCAATTATCTTCATCACCGTCTCCCCTCCAGCATCGGAAATCTCCTGGTCTAAAGCCGCTTCAGGGTCATTAAAACCCAAAACCTTAACAGCCGTCTCATTGAGGACCACATTCCGGTCATCCGTCCCTCTTTCCTCCGAAAAGTTTCTGCCTGCTATCACTTGCAAATCGTAATTGGAAAAGAACTCCGTATCTACCTCAAAGATGCGACAACGTTTTAAGCTTTTATTTTCATCTTTTACGCGACGTAGGTTCCAGGAACCGCCTACTTCTTTGCCAGGCACATCCCCAGAGGCTGTAAAAGTCTGGATTGCAGGATTGGCCAATAAATCTGTTTTAAAAGTCTCCACTTTATTAATAAAAGTGCTATCATGATCCATATCGTCCCTCAACACCAAGGTTTGTTCAATATCGACACCTAAAGATTGCTGGTTCATGAACGCCAATTGTTTAAACATCGCAATGGTACAGGCAATCAGGGCAACCGAAGCCGAAAATTGAAAGACAACCAGCCCTTTGCGAAGCATATTTTGACGGGTAGCTGTTCCGGCAACCAATTTCTTCAAGGCGGTGATGGGCTTGAAGGAGGACAAGACAAAGGCAGGATAAATGCCTGCCATTAGAATACCTGCTCCTAAGACAAACAACATGATAAGCCAACTTGATGAATCGGCCAAAAGGGTCGTACCAAGGGTTTTTCCTGTCAGGTCTTCAAAATAGGGCATGCCGAAGTAGCATAAATTAATGGCCAGGAAAAAGGCTAACACATTTACTACCCCTGTCTCCAGTAGAAATTGACGGATTAATTGACCTCGTGTTGGCACCACTTACTTTTCGTACCCCTACCTCTCTGGCACGATCTATCGAACGGGCGGTGGACAGGTTGATGTAATTAACCCAAGCGATCAACAGGATAAAAAGGGCCATAATGCCTAGAAAGGTAACATAACGGGCATTGCCGTTTACGCGCATTTCATACCCTAAATCTGACTGCAAATAGATAGCTGGCAAGGCTTGCAATTGTAAAGCAATTTCAAACCCAAACTGATCAAATTCTTCTCCCTTGTATTGTCGGATAAAAGCGGGGAGTTTGGCTGACACGGCCGCAGCGTCGGCTTCAGGTTTTAGTAGAATATAAGTGTAAAAATCCGACCAGCCCCAGTTGTTTTCGGCGTCTCCTCCATTTTGAGCAACATAACTGGCATACAGCTTATAGGGCATCAAGATATCAAAATTCATGTGGGAATTTTCGGGTAGGTCTTGCATCACTGCGCTAACCTTAAAAGGCAAAAAACCGCCA from Saprospiraceae bacterium encodes:
- a CDS encoding FtsX-like permease family protein; its protein translation is MPTRGQLIRQFLLETGVVNVLAFFLAINLCYFGMPYFEDLTGKTLGTTLLADSSSWLIMLFVLGAGILMAGIYPAFVLSSFKPITALKKLVAGTATRQNMLRKGLVVFQFSASVALIACTIAMFKQLAFMNQQSLGVDIEQTLVLRDDMDHDSTFINKVETFKTDLLANPAIQTFTASGDVPGKEVGGSWNLRRVKDENKSLKRCRIFEVDTEFFSNYDLQVIAGRNFSEERGTDDRNVVLNETAVKVLGFNDPEAALDQEISDAGGETVMKIIGVIKDYHQESLKFNFKPIVYQKEDYGWQFYSLKINTGDVPGLISFVENQWKTHFPNAPLRHFFLDDFFNQQYQSDRRFGWIVSLFSTLAIFIACLGLFGLSAFSIRKRTKEIGIRKVLGAQTNQIMLLLSKDYFKLILLASVIALPLAYWGIQKWLHSYAYAVELGIWFYILPVLFVLLIAAMTVSYQSIKAALANPIKALRYE
- a CDS encoding ABC transporter permease, with translation MFLNYLKIAWRNLSKNSLYAAVNILGLSIGMTACLLLWQYVNFEKSYDQFHQNKDRLYRVAMFKYEKDEPEQSFAFTYPAVAPNLMKDFPEIEAAIRMRRVGFVMKFEDKVYTESPYFVDESFLEMFSFPLLQGDPATALEGTNSIVITERTAKKYFGEASAMDQTLLLENDGGFLPFKVSAVMQDLPENSHMNFDILMPYKLYASYVAQNGGDAENNWGWSDFYTYILLKPEADAAAVSAKLPAFIRQYKGEEFDQFGFEIALQLQALPAIYLQSDLGYEMRVNGNARYVTFLGIMALFILLIAWVNYINLSTARSIDRAREVGVRKVSGANTRSINPSISTGDRGSKCVSLFPGH